One Halomonas sp. THAF5a genomic region harbors:
- the hflC gene encoding protease modulator HflC, translated as MINNRSLLVVGGLAAIAWLASNSLYVVDETERAVKLRFGEIIEEDIQPGLHVKIPITQTIRKFDTRVLTLDTDASRYLTLEQKAVIVDSYVKWQVVNPTRYYEATAGDELQAVRLIQPRVDESLRNEFGRLNLSQIISEQRDELMTGPTEELNSLMRDELGVAILDIRVKRIDLPEDVSSAVYDRMRSEREREAREWRAQGQEESERIRANADRRRQVLLAQARARSETLRGEGDAEAAAIFSEAYGQDEEFFSFWRSLDAYRQSFEGDGNMLVLDPSSDFFQYLKSPAATDR; from the coding sequence ATGATCAACAATCGATCCCTGCTCGTGGTGGGCGGCCTGGCCGCCATCGCCTGGCTGGCCAGCAACAGCCTCTACGTGGTGGACGAGACCGAGCGCGCGGTGAAGCTGCGCTTCGGCGAGATCATCGAGGAGGACATCCAGCCCGGGCTGCACGTCAAGATCCCGATCACCCAGACCATTCGCAAGTTCGACACGCGGGTGCTGACCCTGGACACCGATGCCAGCCGCTACCTGACCCTCGAGCAGAAGGCGGTGATCGTGGACTCCTACGTCAAGTGGCAGGTGGTCAACCCCACCCGCTACTACGAGGCGACCGCCGGGGACGAGCTGCAGGCCGTGCGCCTGATCCAGCCGCGGGTCGACGAGAGCCTGCGTAACGAGTTCGGCCGTCTGAACCTCTCGCAGATCATCTCCGAGCAGCGCGACGAGCTGATGACCGGGCCCACCGAGGAGCTCAACTCGCTGATGCGCGACGAGCTCGGCGTGGCGATCCTCGATATCCGCGTCAAGCGCATCGACCTGCCGGAAGACGTTTCCTCGGCGGTCTACGACCGCATGCGCTCCGAGCGCGAGCGGGAGGCCCGCGAGTGGCGCGCCCAGGGTCAGGAGGAGTCGGAGCGCATCCGCGCCAACGCCGATCGCCGCCGCCAGGTGCTGCTGGCCCAGGCTCGGGCGCGTTCCGAGACGCTGCGCGGTGAGGGCGATGCCGAGGCCGCGGCCATCTTCTCCGAGGCCTACGGCCAGGACGAGGAGTTCTTCAGCTTCTGGCGCAGCCTCGACGCCTACCGCCAGAGCTTCGAGGGCGATGGCAACATGCTGGTGCTGGACCCCTCCAGCGACTTCTTCCAGTACCTCAAGAGTCCGGCCGCCACGGACCGGTGA
- the hflK gene encoding FtsH protease activity modulator HflK — protein sequence MAWNEPGGGNQHDPWSGGGRGGNGGGKGGGNQGPPDLDEALKKFQDKLNGMLGGRGGKRGGTGGKGGGGKPRNAFTLPGLLIVVALAVWAASGFYLVDQSERGVVLRFGKFQEVVTPGLQWNPPLIDDVRMVNVTRVRSVSQTQSMLTQDENIVSVEISAQYQVADPRGYVLNVRNPELSLENALDSALRHVVGGTDMIDILTSGREILGSSVASRLQSYLDNYGTGILLQTLNVESTSPPDAVQDAFDDVIRAREDRQRTINQALAYANAVIPAAQGQAQRLVEQGQGYRESVVAEAEGQANRFNAILGEYRDAPEIMRERLYLDALSEVYGETSKVMVDVAENSPLMVMPLERLSGAGSAGASAQGSDDGLDPRVLERLGASQSSSSNSSNSSNSNGIRREGR from the coding sequence ATGGCCTGGAATGAGCCTGGTGGTGGCAACCAGCACGACCCCTGGAGCGGTGGCGGTCGTGGTGGAAACGGCGGCGGCAAGGGCGGCGGCAACCAGGGACCGCCCGACCTCGACGAGGCCCTGAAGAAGTTTCAGGACAAGCTCAACGGCATGCTGGGCGGCCGCGGTGGCAAGCGCGGCGGGACCGGAGGCAAGGGCGGTGGCGGCAAGCCGCGCAACGCCTTCACCCTGCCGGGCCTGCTGATCGTGGTGGCCCTTGCCGTCTGGGCGGCCTCGGGCTTCTACCTGGTCGACCAGTCCGAGCGCGGCGTGGTACTGCGCTTCGGCAAGTTCCAGGAAGTGGTCACCCCGGGCCTGCAGTGGAACCCGCCGCTGATCGATGACGTGCGCATGGTCAACGTGACCCGGGTGCGCTCGGTGAGCCAGACCCAGTCCATGCTGACCCAGGACGAGAACATCGTCTCGGTCGAGATCTCGGCCCAGTATCAGGTCGCCGATCCCCGCGGCTACGTGCTCAACGTGCGCAATCCGGAGCTGTCGCTGGAGAACGCCCTGGACAGCGCGCTGCGCCACGTGGTCGGCGGAACCGACATGATCGATATCCTGACCTCCGGGCGTGAGATCCTCGGCAGCTCCGTGGCCAGCCGCCTGCAGTCCTACCTGGACAACTACGGCACCGGCATCCTGCTGCAGACCCTCAACGTGGAGTCCACCTCGCCGCCCGATGCGGTGCAGGACGCCTTCGATGACGTCATCCGCGCCCGCGAGGACCGCCAGCGCACCATCAACCAGGCGCTGGCCTACGCCAACGCCGTGATCCCGGCGGCCCAGGGTCAGGCCCAGCGCCTGGTCGAGCAGGGGCAGGGCTATCGCGAGTCGGTGGTCGCCGAGGCCGAGGGCCAGGCCAACCGCTTCAACGCCATCCTGGGCGAGTACCGCGACGCCCCCGAGATCATGCGCGAGCGTCTCTACCTCGACGCCCTGTCCGAGGTGTATGGCGAGACCAGCAAGGTGATGGTCGACGTGGCCGAGAACAGCCCGCTGATGGTGATGCCCCTCGAGCGCCTCTCCGGGGCCGGCAGCGCCGGTGCCAGCGCCCAGGGCAGCGATGACGGCCTGGACCCGCGGGTCCTCGAGCGTCTCGGCGCCAGCCAGTCGTCGAGCAGCAACAGCAGTAACAGCAGCAACAGCAACGGCATTCGCAGGGAGGGGCGTTAA
- the hflX gene encoding ribosome rescue GTPase HflX: MFFERPDAGETAVLVHVDFQDEQEREDAGEFLELVRSAGAESATLLTGSRKRPDSRTFLGSGKLEELREAKDVHKAELVIFNHALSPSQERNLEHELKCRVIDRTGLILDIFAQRARTHEGKLQVELAQLEYMSTRLVRGWTHLERQKGGIGLRGPGETQLETDRRLLRARIKAIHKRLDKVRSQRSQNRRARSRAEIPSVSLVGYTNAGKSTLFNALTSSEVYAADQLFATLDPTLRRVEIEDVGPVVLADTVGFIRHLPHKLVEAFRATLQEAAEASLLVHVIDAADPDRELNVDQVETVLEEIGARDLPTLKVMNKIDLLDSAPRIERDGEGRPEVVWVSAQEGKGLALLEQALSECLADDIIDFELALAPAQGKLRAGLHELNAVREERFDEAGHSLLAVRLPRRDFLQLMARLGERADDYLPATLQEKPVWEA; this comes from the coding sequence TTGTTTTTTGAACGCCCCGACGCCGGTGAGACGGCGGTCCTCGTCCATGTGGACTTCCAGGACGAGCAGGAGCGCGAGGACGCGGGAGAGTTTCTCGAGCTGGTGCGCTCGGCCGGCGCCGAGTCCGCCACGCTGCTGACCGGCAGCCGCAAGCGCCCCGACTCGCGCACCTTCCTGGGTTCGGGCAAGCTCGAGGAGCTGCGCGAAGCGAAGGACGTGCACAAGGCCGAGCTGGTGATCTTCAATCACGCGCTCAGCCCCTCCCAGGAGCGCAACCTCGAGCACGAACTCAAGTGCCGGGTGATCGATCGCACCGGCCTGATCCTCGATATCTTCGCCCAGCGTGCCCGTACCCATGAGGGCAAGCTGCAGGTGGAGCTCGCCCAGCTCGAGTACATGTCGACGCGCCTGGTGCGCGGCTGGACCCACCTGGAGCGCCAGAAGGGCGGCATCGGCCTGCGCGGGCCGGGCGAGACCCAGCTCGAGACCGACCGCCGCCTGCTGAGGGCGCGCATCAAGGCGATTCACAAGCGGCTCGACAAGGTGCGCAGCCAGCGCAGCCAGAACCGTCGGGCCCGCTCCCGGGCCGAGATCCCCAGTGTCTCGCTGGTCGGCTACACCAACGCCGGCAAGTCCACGCTCTTCAACGCCCTGACATCGTCCGAGGTCTATGCGGCCGACCAGCTCTTCGCTACCCTCGACCCGACGCTCAGACGCGTGGAGATCGAGGACGTCGGTCCGGTGGTGCTCGCCGACACCGTGGGCTTCATCCGGCACCTGCCCCACAAGCTGGTCGAGGCCTTCCGCGCGACCCTGCAGGAGGCCGCGGAGGCGAGCCTGCTGGTCCACGTGATCGATGCCGCCGACCCCGACCGCGAGCTCAACGTCGACCAGGTGGAGACGGTGCTCGAGGAGATCGGCGCCCGCGATCTGCCGACGCTGAAGGTGATGAACAAGATCGACCTGCTCGACAGCGCCCCGCGCATCGAGCGCGACGGCGAGGGTCGGCCCGAGGTGGTGTGGGTCTCGGCCCAGGAGGGCAAGGGGCTCGCGCTCCTGGAGCAGGCGCTCTCCGAGTGCCTGGCCGATGACATCATCGACTTCGAGCTGGCCCTGGCGCCCGCCCAGGGCAAGCTGCGTGCCGGCCTGCACGAGCTGAACGCGGTGCGCGAGGAGCGCTTCGACGAGGCGGGCCACAGCCTGCTGGCGGTGCGCCTGCCGCGGCGCGACTTCCTGCAGCTGATGGCGCGCCTGGGTGAGCGCGCCGACGACTACCTGCCGGCGACCCTGCAGGAGAAGCCGGTCTGGGAGGCGTAG
- the hfq gene encoding RNA chaperone Hfq, whose translation MSKGQSLQDPYLNILRKERIPVSIFLVNGIKLQGQIESFDQFVILLRNTVSQMVYKHAISTVVPSRNVRLPAPDAGAPSDSDA comes from the coding sequence ATGTCCAAAGGGCAGTCCCTTCAAGACCCGTACCTGAACATCCTGCGCAAGGAGCGCATTCCGGTATCGATTTTCCTGGTCAACGGCATCAAGCTGCAGGGGCAGATCGAGTCCTTCGATCAGTTCGTCATCCTGCTGCGCAACACGGTCAGCCAGATGGTCTACAAGCATGCGATTTCCACCGTGGTGCCGTCGCGCAACGTGCGCCTGCCGGCCCCGGATGCCGGCGCACCGTCGGACTCTGATGCGTGA
- the miaA gene encoding tRNA (adenosine(37)-N6)-dimethylallyltransferase MiaA produces the protein MPDDRPPAILLMGPTAAGKTDLAIELHERLGCELISVDSAMVYRGLDIGSAKPEPEELARAPHRLIDLRDPAEPYSAADFREDALREMLAISASGRVPLLVGGTMMYFKRLLEGVANLPAADPAVRAELERQVAEHGLASLHEELARVDPASAARIHPNDPQRLTRALEVHRLAGRSLSALWDEQRQETFPFRTLSIGLAPADRGVLHERIARRFRAMLDAGLIDEVAALKARGDLAPSLPSMKSVGYRQVWSYLEGEIDRCELERLGIIATRQLAKRQLTWMRSWPGLHWVDSRGTDPLGEVLKLVREFGT, from the coding sequence ATGCCTGACGATCGCCCCCCCGCCATCCTGCTGATGGGGCCCACCGCCGCCGGCAAGACCGACCTCGCCATCGAGCTCCATGAGCGGCTCGGCTGCGAGCTGATCAGCGTCGACTCGGCGATGGTCTATCGCGGCCTCGACATCGGCAGCGCCAAGCCCGAGCCCGAGGAGCTCGCCCGCGCCCCGCACCGGCTGATCGACCTCCGCGATCCGGCCGAGCCCTACTCGGCGGCCGATTTCCGCGAGGACGCCCTGCGCGAGATGCTCGCCATCAGCGCCTCGGGGCGGGTGCCGCTGCTGGTCGGTGGCACCATGATGTACTTCAAGCGCCTGCTCGAGGGGGTGGCCAACCTGCCGGCCGCCGACCCGGCGGTGCGCGCCGAGCTCGAGCGCCAGGTGGCCGAGCACGGCCTGGCCTCCCTGCACGAGGAGCTGGCCCGGGTCGATCCCGCCTCGGCGGCGCGCATCCACCCCAACGACCCCCAGCGCCTGACCCGGGCGCTGGAGGTGCACCGCCTGGCGGGGCGCTCGCTCAGCGCGTTGTGGGATGAGCAGCGCCAGGAAACCTTTCCCTTTCGCACGTTGTCGATAGGCCTCGCGCCGGCCGATCGCGGCGTGCTGCATGAGCGCATCGCCCGCCGTTTCCGGGCCATGCTCGATGCCGGGCTGATCGACGAGGTGGCCGCCCTGAAGGCCCGGGGGGATCTCGCTCCCTCGCTGCCGTCGATGAAGAGCGTGGGCTACCGCCAGGTGTGGTCCTACCTCGAGGGCGAGATCGACCGCTGCGAGCTCGAACGGCTCGGCATCATCGCAACCCGCCAGCTGGCCAAGCGCCAGCTGACCTGGATGCGCAGCTGGCCGGGGCTCCATTGGGTCGACAGCCGGGGCACCGACCCGCTGGGCGAGGTGCTGAAACTGGTGCGCGAATTCGGCACTTAG
- the mutL gene encoding DNA mismatch repair endonuclease MutL, with product MPEQRHIQILDPRLANQIAAGEVVERPASVVKELVENAIDAGSRRIEVELESGGARLIRVRDDGSGIGEEDLPLALSRHATSKILSLEELEGVASLGFRGEALASISSVSRLELTSNVDEDPRGGWRVVAEGRRMEPRVTPAPHPRGTSVTVRDLFFNTPARRKFLRTEKTEFGHVEEAFRRQALSRFDIGWTLRHNQKTLHQLPPGDDPVTRERRLAALLGKGFLENALHLDLEVGGLRLWGWVGLPTHSRAQADQQYFFVNGRVVRDRLVAHAIRQAYRDVLFHGRHPVFVLYLEVDPRVVDVNVHPTKHEVRFRDGRMVHDFLFSSLHRALAEARPGEHEEASGEQERQGPQGAEAATAGGVREAAPAWQQQPMALPGHGSAGGGGGDGREGVTPDRVRAFMEGYRALHPEHEETLLTPQPAAPASGGRAAGVALDERRAAQGAGGPRPAMPEEDATRAPPLGYAVAQLHGVYILSQTERGLVVVDMHAAHERIVYERMKAQVHGEAGDGAGLQAQPLLVPVSLAASPAEVATAEAEREAFSRLGVELDAAGPETLLVRQVPALLADADVEPLVRDMLADLERYGRSDRVEARINELLATMACHGSVRANRQLGLEEMNALLRDMERTERSGQCNHGRPTWTEMSMKELDRLFLRGQ from the coding sequence ATGCCTGAGCAACGACACATCCAGATCCTCGACCCCCGCCTGGCCAACCAGATCGCCGCCGGCGAGGTGGTCGAGCGCCCCGCCTCGGTGGTCAAGGAGCTGGTGGAGAACGCCATCGATGCCGGCAGTCGCCGCATCGAGGTCGAGCTCGAGAGCGGCGGCGCCCGGCTGATTCGGGTGCGAGACGACGGCAGCGGCATCGGCGAGGAGGACCTGCCGCTGGCGCTGTCGCGCCACGCCACCAGCAAGATCCTCTCCCTCGAGGAGCTCGAGGGGGTGGCGAGCCTCGGCTTTCGCGGCGAGGCGCTGGCCTCCATCAGCTCGGTCTCGCGCCTGGAGCTGACGTCCAACGTCGACGAGGACCCCCGGGGCGGCTGGCGCGTGGTCGCCGAGGGGCGTCGCATGGAGCCGCGGGTGACGCCGGCCCCACACCCCCGCGGCACCTCGGTGACGGTGCGCGACCTGTTCTTCAATACCCCGGCCCGGCGCAAGTTCCTGCGCACCGAGAAGACCGAGTTCGGCCACGTCGAGGAGGCCTTCCGGCGCCAGGCGCTGTCGCGCTTCGACATCGGCTGGACGCTGCGCCACAACCAGAAGACCCTCCACCAGCTGCCGCCGGGCGACGACCCGGTCACCCGGGAGCGGCGCCTCGCCGCCCTGCTCGGCAAGGGCTTCCTGGAGAACGCCCTGCACCTGGACCTCGAGGTCGGCGGCCTGCGGCTGTGGGGCTGGGTCGGCCTGCCCACCCACTCCCGGGCCCAGGCCGACCAGCAGTACTTCTTCGTCAACGGCCGCGTGGTGCGCGACCGCCTGGTCGCTCACGCCATCCGCCAGGCCTACCGCGACGTGCTCTTCCACGGCCGCCATCCGGTGTTCGTGCTCTACCTGGAGGTCGACCCGCGGGTGGTGGACGTCAATGTCCACCCCACCAAGCACGAGGTGCGCTTCCGCGACGGGCGCATGGTCCATGACTTCCTGTTCTCGAGCCTGCACCGGGCGCTGGCCGAGGCGCGCCCCGGCGAGCACGAGGAGGCGTCCGGCGAGCAGGAGCGGCAAGGCCCGCAGGGCGCCGAGGCCGCTACGGCCGGCGGCGTGCGCGAGGCCGCGCCCGCCTGGCAGCAGCAGCCCATGGCGCTGCCCGGCCATGGCTCGGCAGGGGGCGGAGGCGGTGACGGCCGCGAGGGCGTGACCCCCGACCGGGTCCGCGCCTTCATGGAGGGCTACCGGGCGCTGCACCCCGAGCACGAGGAGACGCTGCTGACCCCGCAGCCCGCCGCACCCGCCTCGGGCGGCCGCGCCGCCGGCGTGGCCCTGGACGAGCGTCGTGCCGCCCAGGGGGCGGGGGGCCCGCGCCCGGCGATGCCCGAGGAGGACGCCACGCGGGCCCCGCCCCTGGGCTACGCCGTGGCCCAGCTGCACGGCGTCTACATCCTCTCCCAGACCGAGCGGGGCCTCGTCGTGGTGGACATGCACGCCGCCCACGAGCGCATCGTCTACGAGCGCATGAAGGCCCAGGTGCACGGCGAGGCCGGCGACGGCGCCGGCCTGCAGGCGCAGCCGCTGCTGGTGCCGGTGTCGCTGGCCGCGAGTCCCGCCGAGGTGGCCACCGCCGAGGCCGAGCGGGAGGCCTTTTCGCGGCTCGGCGTGGAGCTCGACGCCGCCGGCCCCGAGACGCTGCTGGTGCGTCAGGTGCCGGCGCTGCTGGCCGACGCCGACGTGGAGCCACTGGTGCGCGACATGCTCGCCGACCTGGAGCGCTACGGGCGCTCCGACCGGGTCGAGGCGCGCATCAACGAGCTGCTGGCGACCATGGCCTGCCACGGCAGCGTGCGCGCCAATCGCCAGCTCGGCCTCGAGGAGATGAACGCCCTGCTGCGCGACATGGAGCGCACCGAGCGCAGTGGCCAGTGCAACCACGGCCGCCCCACCTGGACCGAGATGAGCATGAAGGAACTCGACCGCCTGTTTCTGCGGGGCCAGTGA
- a CDS encoding N-acetylmuramoyl-L-alanine amidase, producing MKPRNSARRLLAGLGLLGLGLAASLAQAASVDNLRLWAAPDHARLVFDMSSPAEANVFSLDNPRRLVIDLDDSRLNARVDALDLEGSAISTVRTGVREGNGLRVVLELEREIEPRHFTLAPNDQYGHRLVVDLEYPGESAVEDPIDPIEAMIREQEIAAQRARSEAVVEGKNPAEVAAPDVMEPAAPHPRRDIIIAVDAGHGGEDPGAIGPSGTREKDIVLEMAKRLARQVNAAEGFRAVMIRDGDYYVGLRQRTRIAREQKADFFVSIHADAFDSPRPNGSSVYALSQRGATSETAQWLAASENEADLIGGVDGNLSLDDKDEVLRGVLLDLTMTATLNDSLTIGGQVLDRMGRVNRLHKSRVEQAGFVVLKSPDIPSLLVETGFISNPDEERRLRDGAYQQRMMDAVFGGIRSHFQRNPPPASLLAWQRDNGRSTASNEYRIQPGDTLSEIAARHDVPVAQIRQANELNGDVIRVGQVLRIPRS from the coding sequence ATGAAGCCCCGGAACTCCGCAAGGCGGCTGCTGGCCGGCCTCGGCCTGCTGGGGCTCGGCCTGGCCGCGAGCCTGGCCCAGGCCGCCAGCGTCGACAACCTGCGCCTCTGGGCGGCGCCCGACCATGCGCGCCTGGTCTTCGACATGTCCTCGCCGGCCGAGGCCAACGTCTTCAGCCTCGACAACCCGCGCCGCCTGGTGATCGACCTCGACGACAGCCGGCTCAACGCCCGCGTCGACGCCCTGGATCTGGAGGGCAGCGCCATCAGCACCGTGCGCACCGGCGTGCGCGAAGGCAATGGCCTGCGGGTGGTGCTCGAGCTCGAGCGGGAGATCGAGCCGCGTCACTTCACCCTGGCCCCCAACGATCAGTACGGCCATCGCCTGGTGGTCGACCTGGAGTATCCCGGCGAGAGCGCCGTGGAGGATCCCATCGACCCCATCGAGGCGATGATCCGCGAGCAGGAGATCGCCGCCCAGCGCGCCCGCAGCGAGGCCGTGGTCGAGGGCAAGAACCCCGCCGAGGTCGCCGCACCCGACGTGATGGAGCCCGCCGCGCCCCATCCCCGGCGCGACATCATCATCGCCGTGGACGCCGGCCACGGCGGCGAGGACCCCGGGGCGATCGGCCCCTCGGGCACCCGCGAGAAGGACATCGTGCTGGAGATGGCCAAGCGCCTGGCCCGGCAGGTCAACGCCGCCGAGGGCTTCCGTGCGGTGATGATCCGCGACGGCGACTACTACGTCGGGCTGCGCCAGCGCACCCGGATCGCCCGGGAGCAGAAGGCCGACTTCTTCGTCTCGATCCACGCCGACGCCTTCGACAGCCCGCGGCCCAACGGCAGCTCCGTCTATGCCCTCTCCCAGCGCGGCGCCACCTCCGAGACCGCCCAGTGGCTGGCCGCCAGCGAGAACGAGGCCGACCTGATCGGCGGCGTCGACGGCAACCTGTCGCTGGACGACAAGGACGAGGTGCTGCGCGGCGTGCTGCTCGACCTGACCATGACCGCCACCCTCAACGACTCCCTGACCATCGGCGGCCAGGTGCTGGATCGCATGGGGCGGGTCAATCGGCTGCACAAGTCGCGGGTGGAGCAGGCCGGCTTCGTGGTGCTCAAGTCGCCGGACATCCCCTCGCTGCTGGTCGAGACCGGCTTCATCTCGAACCCGGACGAGGAGCGCCGGCTGCGCGACGGGGCCTACCAGCAGCGGATGATGGACGCCGTCTTCGGCGGCATCCGCAGCCACTTCCAGCGCAACCCGCCGCCGGCCAGCCTGCTGGCCTGGCAGCGCGACAATGGCCGCAGCACCGCCAGCAACGAGTACCGTATCCAGCCCGGCGATACCCTCTCGGAGATCGCCGCCCGGCACGACGTGCCGGTGGCCCAGATCCGCCAGGCCAACGAGCTCAACGGGGACGTGATCCGGGTCGGGCAGGTGCTGCGCATCCCTCGTTCGTGA
- the tsaE gene encoding tRNA (adenosine(37)-N6)-threonylcarbamoyltransferase complex ATPase subunit type 1 TsaE produces the protein MLLRLDDEDRQVAFGACLGRALEGHGRVHLTGELGAGKTTLTRGILRAYGHAGAVKSPTYTLVEPYALDDVLVHHFDLYRLGDPEELEFIGGRDLLADDALCVIEWPERGEGWLPAPDLEVRLSLAEAGREARLEARSPHGRVVLARLAGMAELSSARSNEEGSAAS, from the coding sequence ATGCTGCTGCGACTCGATGACGAAGACCGCCAGGTCGCCTTCGGCGCCTGCCTGGGGCGGGCCCTCGAGGGCCATGGTCGGGTGCACCTGACCGGCGAGCTGGGCGCCGGCAAGACCACCCTGACGCGCGGCATCCTGCGCGCCTATGGCCACGCCGGCGCGGTCAAGAGCCCGACCTACACCCTGGTGGAACCCTACGCCCTCGACGACGTGCTGGTGCACCACTTCGACCTCTATCGCCTGGGCGACCCCGAGGAGCTGGAGTTCATCGGTGGTCGCGACCTGCTCGCCGACGACGCGCTCTGCGTGATCGAGTGGCCGGAGCGCGGCGAGGGCTGGCTGCCCGCGCCGGACCTGGAAGTCCGCCTGAGCCTGGCCGAGGCGGGGCGGGAGGCGCGCCTCGAGGCCCGCAGCCCCCACGGCCGCGTGGTGCTCGCGCGGCTGGCCGGCATGGCCGAGCTGTCGAGCGCGCGGAGCAACGAGGAAGGCAGCGCGGCGTCATGA
- a CDS encoding NAD(P)H-hydrate dehydratase, whose protein sequence is MTRPADSPTPTLRPLYRAEQVRELDRRTIAGGIAGFALMQRAAAAAWQALRARWPEARALTVLCGGGNNGGDGHVLAALAAAEGLAVQRVLLKPADDLAGDARRAADMAAAAGVAAVPWRAGLPLEGDVVVDALLGTGLGGEVRGAAREAIEAVNASGRPVLAIDIPSGLHADTGAVLGAAIRATRTVTFIADKLGLYTGAAPAHVGEALLCALGVDAAAEADLVPAARRLEPALIGAGLPPRARDAHKGDCGHALVLGGAPGFGGAALLAAEACARLGAGKVSLATAPEHVTASLVRRPEVMVHGVRGSGDLPALPAAADVLVVGPGLGQGSWGQGMLQAALAASKPLVVDADALNLLATRLKGERRDDWILTPHPGEAARLLGATAAEVETDRPAAAQELRRRYGGVVVLKGAGTLVAGPSGLAVCPFGNPGMASGGMGDALSGILGALLAQGLAPEAAARVGVLVHALAADRAAREGGERGLLAGDLASCARILVNPTVCDSKGDDDAAATR, encoded by the coding sequence ATGACCCGGCCCGCCGATTCTCCCACGCCGACGCTGCGCCCCCTCTATCGCGCCGAGCAGGTCCGCGAGCTCGACCGGCGCACCATCGCCGGCGGCATCGCGGGCTTCGCCCTGATGCAGCGCGCGGCGGCGGCCGCCTGGCAGGCGCTGCGGGCGCGCTGGCCCGAGGCGCGCGCGCTCACCGTGCTGTGCGGCGGCGGCAACAACGGCGGCGACGGCCACGTGCTGGCGGCGCTGGCCGCCGCCGAGGGGCTCGCCGTGCAGCGCGTGCTGCTCAAGCCGGCCGATGACCTGGCCGGCGACGCCCGCCGTGCCGCCGACATGGCCGCGGCGGCCGGGGTGGCGGCCGTGCCCTGGCGAGCGGGGCTGCCCCTCGAGGGCGACGTGGTGGTCGACGCCCTGCTCGGCACCGGGCTCGGCGGGGAGGTGCGCGGGGCGGCCCGGGAGGCGATCGAGGCGGTCAATGCAAGCGGCCGGCCGGTGCTGGCCATCGACATCCCCTCGGGGCTCCACGCCGATACCGGGGCGGTGCTCGGCGCCGCGATCCGGGCGACGCGCACCGTGACCTTCATCGCCGACAAGCTGGGGCTCTACACCGGCGCGGCCCCGGCGCATGTCGGCGAGGCGCTGCTCTGTGCCCTCGGCGTGGATGCGGCGGCCGAGGCCGATCTCGTCCCCGCCGCCCGCCGCCTGGAGCCCGCGCTGATCGGGGCCGGGCTGCCGCCCCGGGCGCGCGACGCCCACAAGGGCGACTGCGGCCACGCCCTGGTGCTCGGCGGGGCGCCGGGCTTTGGCGGGGCAGCGCTGCTCGCCGCCGAGGCCTGCGCACGGCTGGGCGCCGGCAAGGTGAGCCTCGCCACCGCCCCCGAGCACGTCACCGCGAGCCTGGTGCGTCGTCCCGAGGTGATGGTCCACGGCGTGCGCGGGAGCGGTGATCTCCCCGCGCTGCCGGCGGCCGCCGACGTGCTGGTGGTCGGCCCGGGCCTGGGGCAGGGCAGCTGGGGGCAGGGCATGCTGCAGGCGGCGCTGGCGGCCTCGAAGCCGCTGGTGGTGGACGCCGACGCCCTCAACCTGCTGGCCACGCGACTTAAAGGAGAGCGGCGCGACGACTGGATCCTCACCCCGCACCCCGGCGAGGCGGCGCGCCTGCTCGGCGCCACCGCCGCCGAGGTGGAAACCGACCGACCCGCCGCGGCCCAGGAGCTGCGGCGCCGCTATGGCGGCGTGGTGGTGCTCAAGGGCGCCGGCACCCTGGTCGCGGGGCCCTCGGGGCTCGCCGTCTGCCCCTTCGGCAACCCGGGCATGGCCAGTGGCGGCATGGGCGATGCGCTCTCCGGCATCCTCGGCGCGCTGCTGGCCCAGGGGCTCGCGCCCGAGGCGGCGGCTCGGGTGGGAGTGCTGGTGCACGCCCTGGCCGCCGACCGGGCGGCTCGGGAGGGCGGCGAGCGTGGCCTGCTGGCCGGCGATCTGGCATCCTGTGCACGAATTCTGGTCAACCCGACCGTGTGTGATAGCAAGGGCGATGACGATGCTGCTGCGACTCGATGA